One Aegilops tauschii subsp. strangulata cultivar AL8/78 chromosome 2, Aet v6.0, whole genome shotgun sequence genomic window, ACTAAATTTGTTAACAATACATGAACTAGTGATTACAGTATAGGCCGGGCATTTATATCTGACACCGTGGACAGTTACTTGTTTGTTCTGTTTGTGCAAAATGCCGTTTTTAGAGAATGAACCAGGCAGGAGAACCGTTGTAGCTGCTTACTCATTGAGGCACTGGTTAGAACAAGTAGTAAAGCCAAGTAGCTATAATAGTGATTAGtatcttttttgtttttttactGGAAGTAGTACTAGTAGCACCACCATTTTTCTATGTAGGTACATTTAGTTCAGAGGTTAGACTCATGACCATCACAGGAGTATTTTCTGATCTGTCGAGTAGCAAACAATGAAATATCTTAGCCTAGATTAGCATCGTTTCTGAATTAATTTAGTCATAAAAATGTATTAAAAAGCAAGATTTTTGTCATTTTTGGGGGGCAGGATTTAATTTCAGGAACCTGAACGGACCCTGTGTGAAGCTATTCGAAACTACTTTTTGTTTGTAATTCCATTTTTTTCCGAAGAGCGTAATAGTAAccacatgtacaacaacactttCGTTTCTTCTGTTTCCTGAAACTGAAACTACTAGTCTTTTTACCATAAGTACTTTTGTTTTGGTTGTACCATCGGGTAAGCATGGTTTTTGGGCTTTTTTCACAGTCATTAAGCTGCATGAATACATTGTGAAATATATATATGTTTCTGAGGTGAAAGAATGACACTGTAAAGTGTTTTTTTAGTGAGTTATCCATtctaattttttttgcttcctttTTTGATGTGCACAGGGGGTTTGTGGAGTTTGTTTCAACCATTGCAAGTATGAGAGCAAGGGAAGCGGTTTCAGCATGCTTGCATGGGAGGAGTTCAAGAATGCAGGGGTAACTCACTCCTAACTTTTTGTACTAATGTCATCACAATACTCACAACTTTTTGTCGTGACATCACTCCTAACTTTTTTTTTGTTCAAATCAGGTTGTGCCTTGTAATGAAAGGGCCCGTTTCAACAATGCGACAAGAGAGAAGGTGACGTTTGTGGCAAACCAACGGGCATACACTGTAAAGTGTTACAAGGGTCGCAGAAAGAGCGCTATGTATGGGAGAGGTTGGAGGAAGTTCTATGAAGACAACAATCTGGGCAAGGGTCAGATGGTGGTGTTCTACCTGGATGAACCTTCGCCTACGGCATCTATTTTGTGGTTCCAGGTGGGCAACGGCTCTGAAGATGAACAGCCTATGGAAGAGGGTGATCCCATTGAAGATTCAGATTTCAGGTAATGAGGATGGAGAAGCTTCAAGCGATGATAGTGAAGGCATTGTTCGCACTAGGGGGCTTTTGCTTAATGAGACAGAGGATGCTCAGCTACAAGGGCTGCTGCCTCTCAGTGATGGTTTCATCGGGTTTGCTTTTGTTCACCGCCTCACAAGGACTGACATTCGCTTGGGCATGATGGTATGTATATATTTGTCttcgttttttctttttttgtatgTGTATGCTACAGGCATATATATGTGAACACACAATGCAAATATGATTCCTTGAAAGAGAAGGGGCGGGGGTAATATGGATTCTGAACCAAAAATATAAGATTTTTTTTGTATTAGTTTTTAGTATctgcaagcatgttttgaacatgtATTCATGCTCAGTTTTTTTCCAGTACGCTCTTTTCAAGCAAAAAAAATCTGAATTGTGTTTTTTACCCGTTTTTTAAATTATTCAAAGACCAAAGAAAGTTTGATTGTTTTGATATAAACACTCATATTTTTTCGTGTCTGTTTGTGTTTTTTTGATAGAAAatacccaagaaagttgctgctgCCACGCCGTTTGAAGAACAGGGGGTTGTTGGTATTTCTGTGGATGGTCGGAGATTCAAAAAAATCTCATACAAAACTGCTGATGATGGCCGCATTGTGTTTGGCAGGAAGAAGTGGAAAGACTTCGCAGCTAGCAGAG contains:
- the LOC120974700 gene encoding uncharacterized protein produces the protein MYGRGWRKFYEDNNLGKGQMVVFYLDEPSPTASILWFQVGNGSEDEQPMEEGDPIEDSDFRKKWKDFAASRGLKVNTAVLIGFKSSERDDVHVLVILKKLG